The following are encoded in a window of Colletotrichum lupini chromosome 3, complete sequence genomic DNA:
- a CDS encoding ATPase: MQATSTPTNFEGAPRITKEYTLDFMDEEEDIVGLASPDLRLDDAALLRWGWFNVEDVHLVTFNDNGFGNLVLSSHKKQLLSSLIMSQNLEGFSTDDFVEGKGKGVIILLNEVVADHARRPLLTANSGQFIGSPAEVEVSLAKLLQSATRWGALVLLDEADVFMQARNLQDLERNGIVSMLLRTLEYFEGTLFLTTNRVGTIDSAFMSRFHLTLSYEPLSESARRQLWDTWITRACRIWNGVNAMTQFQEDCSVSVTRQEAEKRWDPKVPDSKPMPSKSWLKTLCDGRRDVLSYRNWIIDLQTYGIIVPPAFVVLMMQPYCMEHSRCIVVEARIWTSQTPCRLPSLADFNFSLHEKDTRAYQNARKDVTQQRIIETHSFSAQKTAHRLRDVDLPRTEIAFSDITPQAASNNVLKKPSLSLRWAAPKVRAGLAIMISLNAPAACSPSPERLNGVCGLLSNGLPVSVYSFRWHIEMPVWGNGSCRRPG, encoded by the exons ATGCAGGCGACATCTACACCGACCAATTTTGAGGGAGCCCCAAGAATTACCAAGGAGTATACCTTAG ACTTCATggacgaagaagaagacaTTGTTGGGCTGGCATCGCCGGATCTCAGACTTGATGATGCCGCACTATTG CGGTGGGGGTGGTTCAACGTCGAAGACGTTCATCTAGTCACTTTCAACGACAACGGTTTTGGAAATCTCGTCCTCTCTAGTCACAAGAAACAGCTACTCTCATCTCTCATTATGTCTCAGAACTTAGAAGGATTTAGTACCGATGACTTCGTCGAGGGTAAAGGAAAAGGTGTTATCATTCTGCTAAACG AGGTGGTGGCAGATCACGCTCGCCGCCCACTTCTCACGGCCAATTCAGGCCAATTCATTGGCTCGCCGGCTGAAGTCGAAGTATCTCTAGCTAAACTGCTTCAAAGTGCTACACGGTGGGGAGCTCTAGTGCTATTAGACGAAGCAGATGTTTTTATGCAAGCTCGTAACTTGCAAGATCTGGAGCGCAACGGAATTGTTTCCA TGCTGCTGCGCACCCTTGAGTACTTTGAAGGGACCCTCTTCTTAACAACCAACCGGGTTGGAACGATTGATAGCGCTTTCATGTCCCGTTTTCACCTGACGCTCTCCTACGAGCCCCTTTCCGAATCAGCGAGAAGACAACTCTGGGATACCTGGATAACACGAGCATGTC GTATTTGGAATGGAGTTAACGCGATGACACAGTTCCAGGAAGACTGTAGTGTCAGTGTCACTCGTCAAGAGGCTGAAAAGAGATGGGATCCAAAGGTTCCGGACTCGAAACCGATGCCTTCAAAATCATGGCTTAAGACACTTTGCGA CGGACGGCGGGATGTGTTGTCTTATCGCAACTGGATTAT AGACTTGCAAACGTATGGGATTATTGTGCCGCCTGCGTTTGTCGTATTGATGATGCAGCCATATT GCATGGAGCATTCCCGTTGCATTGTCGTGGAGGCCAGGATTTGGACGAGTCAAACTCCTTGTAGGCTTCCATCCTTGGCAGACTTCAAC TTCTCTTTACACGAAAAAGATACCAGGGCGTATCAAAATGCCCGCAAA GACGTAACTCAGCAGCGCATCATAGAGACACATTCCTTTTCAGCGCAGAAAACAGCTCACAGGCTCCGTGATGTGGATTTGCCAAGAACCGAAATCGCGTTCAGCGACATTACACCCCAAGCAGCATCCAATAACGTCCTCAAAAAACCCAGTCTGAGT CTCCGTTGGGCAGCTCCTAAAGTTCGCGCGGGCTTGGCGATCATGATAAGCTTAAATGCTCCTGCCGCATGCTCTCCATCCCCCGAGAGACTGAACGGTGTTTGTGGGCTTCTGAGTAACGGGCTTCCTGTTTCTGTCTACTCATT CCGTTGGCATATTGAGATGCCTGTTTGGGGCAACGGGTCCTGCCGCCGTCCTGGCTGA